The genomic segment TATCGTTACACCCAATCATGTGCATTTCGAACCGGCTATGATGGCCTTGAAGCATGGATTCCATGTTGTACTGGACAAGCCGGTTACCTATACGCTGGAGGAGGCTAAGGCATTACGAGAACAGGTGAAAGTTTCCGGAAAATTATTTGCACTTACACATACCTATACGGGTTACCCCATGGTGAAAGAGGCTCGGACAAGGGTTTTGCGTGGTGATATAGGAAAAGTGCGCCGTATTTATGTGGAATATCCCCAAGGCTGGTTGTATAGTGATTGTGCTGGTGTAAATAAGCAGGCTGCATGGCGAGTAGATCCTAAGCGATCGGGTAAAGCAGGGTGTATGGGTGATATCGGCACACATGCTTTTAATTTAGTTGAATATATTACCGGGCTTAAAGCAATAGAATTATGTGCGGAGCTGAATACGTTTGTTCCCGGACGTTTATTGGATGATGACGGAGCAATGCTGATCAGATACGAAGGGGATGCAAAAGGTGTGCTGACTGCATCGCAAATTGCTGTTGGTGAAGAAAACGCGCTAAAAATTCGTATCTACGGAACAAAAGGTGGTTTGGAGTGGTGTCAGGAAGAGCCCAATACCATGTGGATGAAGTGGCCTGATCGTCCGAGAGAAATGATTCGGACATCGAATGGGTATATGTCTGAGATGGCTGCTCATAATTCGCGTACCCCGGGTGGTCATCCGGAGGGATACATTGAGGCTTTCGCAAATATTTACAGAAATTTTGCACTAACGTTGCAGGCAATGAAAGAGGGAAAAGAACCTTCTTCCTTATGTCTGGATTTCCCTTCAGTACAGGAAGGGGTGAGGGGTATGCAGTTTATTGAAACTGTGGTAGCTTCCAGTAACAGTGATAAGAAATGGGTGAAAATGGTTGATTAAATATTTATAGTATGGCTAGACCGGTTACGTTATATACTTTGCAATGGGGAGACTTACCTTTGCAGACAGTTTGTGAGAAGGCTAAGGCTTTTGGTTACGACGGGTTGGAATTAGGCTTGCCCGATCATTTGGATGTTCGTCGATCTGACAAAGAATATTATATGCAGATTAAAGATTTGTTATCGTTTTATG from the Macellibacteroides fermentans genome contains:
- a CDS encoding Gfo/Idh/MocA family protein, whose translation is MKQKIKMGMIGGGNGSFIGAVHRIAANLDGQIDLVCGCFSGTPSVSVASGRSLFLPEDRIYNSYQEMIEEEAKLPEAERMDFVSIVTPNHVHFEPAMMALKHGFHVVLDKPVTYTLEEAKALREQVKVSGKLFALTHTYTGYPMVKEARTRVLRGDIGKVRRIYVEYPQGWLYSDCAGVNKQAAWRVDPKRSGKAGCMGDIGTHAFNLVEYITGLKAIELCAELNTFVPGRLLDDDGAMLIRYEGDAKGVLTASQIAVGEENALKIRIYGTKGGLEWCQEEPNTMWMKWPDRPREMIRTSNGYMSEMAAHNSRTPGGHPEGYIEAFANIYRNFALTLQAMKEGKEPSSLCLDFPSVQEGVRGMQFIETVVASSNSDKKWVKMVD